From a single Syngnathus scovelli strain Florida chromosome 2, RoL_Ssco_1.2, whole genome shotgun sequence genomic region:
- the mbd5 gene encoding methyl-CpG-binding domain protein 5 isoform X2 — MNGGKDCEAGEERQAAPVQVPIGWQRVREHGGILYVSPSGSVLSSLDQVKNYLLTDGTCKCGLECPLVLHKVFNFDPGAMVKQRTAEDVKSDEDVTKLCIHKRKLLAVATLHKSMESHPPLTLSGPVGGTPAVSHSAGHRAIRTVAHDVLVNAAGPDCKNPYKMAMAAGHQQQMFPPQEMGGGQQAELCAGYSRLQRLPGGDPGPKSPYRLGYGGMLSPPISGPKHCGDGSQSPRTDTLASPEAFQRSSSCAFPGAGSPSSASIHGNSRTPLSPPSMMLHGSPASQAACAMARRTSTPLSPTATAKSPVMNNMPRGNFPYAMDVPAAAFHHKAHAVPPPPPPPSVPPSCVLQKRQLTSEKDPLGILDPIPSKAPSQPPANAPNFQPNIHTQVSMMNVNIPPPAIVPLPSNLPLPTVKPGPVGHGGQVPRTQQSAPASSVPPSPVTSPVHMAGSALGRAEASPHRSRSSSTSSEHGNFAVPSGHQAACSALKVPPRSPRSAMGSPRPAMPPSPSGNRNDSIHQYRDPQLLGALQHNNAATTTYSPTTSSSSLPSPSASQKGQAGLLRMPLNQILNQQNAASFPASSLLSAAAKAQLAHQNKHGTTGAAAAAAAALAGGGANGGGGHPGSTSAHPGLEGHSTLNSMLPPNFTMLLNCPEGQSGRAALRDKLMAQQRDPIRKRRQPSGNASVNHDANMGYGTLSKANMGGPQMAAEQARKAARLGNLPPNASMAQLLQSMSSQSSHNMGHHPGLSPGPSPQVAAQLHYNDSTAKVPQQNIMGQQRLRVQVDGMQNCPGMDAAGGHLGSRQGQFPDMMSQMKAATLNNCGPRGPTGGLVAPDGTPLGRPHTNPPPLSHSGPHPSQHNLHHSVGQTNMAVMATGDGSCTKNMSDTGSSSSLGPQPHVNRGRLYMQQGGAYQTQQHFSDNNPPYADGGNANLDSVGCRYQMYQGMMAHPQFSEGQPRQSECLPAGAPGRGSESVDAIYRAVVDAASKGMPVTITTATMSGSTQASPVPALSAMSAFTASIGEPGKLPHGVGAPVHGEGEVLSQQARSRQLRPAEGQKNADAGKSTPEANDYFRGTPRGQWDGGGWGAEEFLECSTQVRSSPRMERAAPPCVTNGSNDHSVTLSHGKTYLDDGYRFSNCSRTPANYKERLEQTVERCAHMNGSAPLFSSRGYADLLGGPRQDSAADDQSPGSSTSLEGPLAGAKDYGHYNGHLNGTTPSPSDTKSLSSEEDLRQPDSPSSELLHYRSGTFNMGELVWGQLKGFPPWPAKLAGDEQVHGAPLQLRDQAKVEPDKLKTLTHDLEALDRAAKRGLNRPGKLNNHLEAAIHEAMSELDKMSGTIPSRDRQVKMPKPKRRKISR, encoded by the exons ATGAATGGCGGAAAGGACTGTGAGGCGGGCGAGGAGAGGCAGGCCGCCCCTGTTCAAGTCCCCATCGGCTGGCAGCGCGTGAGGGAGCACGGCGGCATCTTGTATGTCAG TCCCAGTGGCTCTGTGCTCTCCAGTTTGGATCAGGTGAAGAACTACCTTCTGACGGACGGGACCTGCAAATGTGGTCTGGAATGCCCGCTCGTCCTTCACAAG GTGTTCAACTTTGACCCGGGGGCCATGGTCAAGCAGAGGACAGCGGAGGACGTCAAGTCGGACGAGGACGTCACCAAGCTGTGTATTCACAAGAGGAAACTTCTGGCTGTGGCTACGCTGCACAAGAGCATGGAGAGTCACCCTCCTCTCACTCTGAGCGGCCCTGTCGGAG GTACGCCGGCGGTGTCGCATTCCGCGGGTCATCGAGCAATAAGGACGGTAGCCCACGATGTCCTGGTTAACGCCGCCGGGCCAGACTGCAAGAATCCTTACAAGATGGCGATGGCGGCCGGCCACCAGCAGCAGATGTTTCCACCTCAGGAGATGGGCGGAGGGCAGCAGGCGGAGCTCTGCGCCGGCTACTCCAGGCTGCAGAGGTTGCCCGGCGGCGACCCGGGCCCCAAATCCCCTTACCGGCTCGGCTACGGAGGCATGTTGAGCCCACCCATCTCCGGCCCGAAACATTGCGGCGATGGCTCGcagtccccccgcacggacacgCTGGCTAGCCCGGAGGCCTTTCAAAGAAGCAGTTCTTGCGCATTTCCAGGCGCCGGCAGTCCCAGCTCGGCTTCCATCCACGGCAACTCCAGAACGCCTCTTTCCCCACCGAGCATGATGCTCCACGGCTCCCCTGCGAGCCAAGCAGCCTGTGCCATGGCGAGAAGGACTAGCACGCCGCTCTCGCCCACAGCCACTGCCAAAAGCCCTGTCATGAACAATATGCCCCGCGGGAACTTCCCCTATGCCATGGACGTGCCCGCTGCAGCCTTCCACCATAAAGCGCATGCCGTACCGCCACCTCCGCCTCCTCCCTCTGTGCCACCCTCCTGCGTCCTGCAAAAGAGGCAATTGACGTCTGAAAAAGACCCCTTGGGTATCCTGGACCCGATCCCCAGCAAGGCTCCTAGCCAGCCCCCAGCCAACGCCCCAAACTTCCAGCCTAACATCCACACTCAGGTATCAATGATGAATGTAAACATCCCCCCTCCTGCCATTGTCCCTTTGCCAAGTAACTTACCTTTGCCCACCGTCAAGCCCGGGCCCGTGGGCCACGGCGGCCAAGTTCCCAGGACTCAACAGagcgctccggcttcgtccgtgCCGCCGTCCCCGGTCACCTCCCCGGTTCACATGGCGGGATCGGCCCTGGGGCGAGCGGAAGCTTCACCCCATCGCTCGCGCTCGTCGTCAACCTCCTCCGAGCACGGGAACTTTGCCGTGCCGTCAGGGCATCAGGCCGCATGCAGCGCCTTGAAGGTCCCCCCTCGGTCCCCGAGATCGGCCATGGGTTCTCCCAGGCCGGCTATGCCCCCCAGCCCTTCCGGTAACAGGAATGACTCCATCCATCAGTACCGAGAtccccagctgcttggcgctctTCAGCACAACAACGCCGCCACTACCACGTACTCGCCCaccacctcctcttcctccttgccCTCACCTAGCGCTTCCCAGAAGGGCCAGGCAGGACTGCTGAGGATGCCTCTCAACCAGATTCTCAACCAACAGAATGCTGCCTCCTTCCCAGCCAGCAGTCTCCTGTCAGCAGCAGCCAAAGCACAGCTagcacatcaaaacaaacaCGGCACTAccggtgcggcggcggcggcagcagctgcTCTAGCGGGTGGCGGGGCAAACGGAGGCGGCGGGCACCCCGGCTCCACCAGCGCTCATCCCGGCCTGGAAGGACACAGCACTTTAAACTCCATGCTCCCGCCAAACTTCACCATGCTGCTCAACTGCCCCGAGGGTCAGAGCGGTCGAGCGGCTCTCCGAGACAAGCTGATGGCTCAGCAGAGGGACCCCATACGCAAACGAAGGCAACCGTCGGGCAACGCCTCAGTCAACCACGACGCCAACATGGGCTACGGTACGCTCAGCAAAGCTAACATGGGGGGGCCGCAGATGGCAGCAGAGCAGGCGCGAAAGGCTGCTCGTCTCGGAAACCTCCCACCCAACGCCTCCATGGCCCAACTCCTCCAGTCCATGAGCAGCCAGAGCTCCCACAACATGGGCCACCACCCCGGCCTCAGCCCAGGACCGTCTCCTCAAGTAGCCGCTCAGCTCCACTACAACGACTCCACGGCCAAGGTCCCCCAGCAGAACATCATGGGCCAGCAGAGGCTTCGGGTCCAAGTGGACGGCATGCAGAATTGTCCCGGCATGGACGCCGCCGGAGGTCACTTGGGCTCGCGGCAGGGTCAGTTTCCCGACATGATGTCCCAGATGAAGGCCGCCACCTTAAATAACTGCGGGCCTCGGGGTCCCACCGGTGGACTCGTAGCCCCCGACGGCACGCCGCTCGGACGCCCGCACACCAATCCCCCGCCGCTATCCCATTCCGGGCCTCACCCCTCGCAGCACAACCTCCATCATAGCGTAGGACAGACTAACATGGCGGTAATGGCGACCGGAGATGGAAGTTGTACAAAGAACATGTCTGACACAG GAAGCTCGTCTTCCCTCGGCCCGCAGCCTCACGTCAACCGAGGACGGCTGTACATGCAGCAGGGCGGGGCCTACCAAACTCAGCAGCACTTCTCCGACAACAACCCGCCTTACGCAGACGGCGGCAATGCCAACCTTGACTCCGTGGGTTGCCGCTACCAGATGTACCAG GGGATGATGGCGCACCCGCAGTTTAGCGAGGGGCAGCCGCGCCAGAGCGAATGCTTACCAGCCGGAGCCCCCGGCAGAGGCTCGGAGTCCGTGGACGCCATCTACAGGGCTGTGGTGGATGCCGCCAGTAAGGGGATGCCAGTAACCATCACCACCGCCACGATGAGCGGGAGCACACAGGCCAGCCCCGTGCCTGCCCTCAGCGCCATGAGTGCCTTCACCGCCTCCATCGGGGAGCCCGGCAAGCTCCCCCACGGGGTCGGTGCGCCGGTGCACGGGGAAGGGGAGGTTTTGTCGCAGCAGGCCAGAAGCAGGCAGCTCAGGCCGGCGGAAGGCCAAAAGAACGCCGACGCGGGCAAGAGCACCCCGGAGGCCAACGACTACTTCCGCGGAACTCCGAGGGGACAGTGGGACGGCGGCGGTTGGGGTGCGGAAGAGTTCCTAGAGTGCTCCACGCAGGTGAGGAGCAGCCCCCGCATGGAGCGAGCCGCCCCGCCCTGTGTCACCAATGGCTCCAACGACCACAGCGTGACCTTGTCCCACGGCAAGACCTACCTGGACGACGGCTACCGCTTCAGCAACTGCAGCCGGACACCCGCTAACTACAAGGAGCGTCTGGAGCAGACGGTGGAACGTTGCGCTCACATGAACGGCTCCGCCCCGCTCTTCAGCAGCCGGGGCTACGCGGACCTTCTGGGAGGCCCTCGGCAGGACTCGGCGGCCGACGACCAGTCTCCCGGCTCGTCCACGAGCCTCGAGGGCCCGCTAGCCGGCGCCAAAGACTACGGCCACTACAACGGCCACTTAAACGGGACGACGCCAAGCCCCTCGGACACCAAGAGCCTGAGCAGCGAGGAAGACCTGCGGCAGCCCGACTCGCCTTCCTCGGAGCTACTCCATTACCGCTCCGGGACCTTCAACATGGGAGAGCTGGTGTGGGGCCAGCTGAAGGGCTTCCCCCCCTGGCCGGCCAAGCTGGCGGGGGACGAACAGGTCCACGGCGCACCCCTGCAACTGCGAGATCAAGCCAAG
- the mbd5 gene encoding methyl-CpG-binding domain protein 5 isoform X3: protein MNGGKDCEAGEERQAAPVQVPIGWQRVREHGGILYVSPSGSVLSSLDQVKNYLLTDGTCKCGLECPLVLHKVFNFDPGAMVKQRTAEDVKSDEDVTKLCIHKRKLLAVATLHKSMESHPPLTLSGPVGGTPAVSHSAGHRAIRTVAHDVLVNAAGPDCKNPYKMAMAAGHQQQMFPPQEMGGGQQAELCAGYSRLQRLPGGDPGPKSPYRLGYGGMLSPPISGPKHCGDGSQSPRTDTLASPEAFQRSSSCAFPGAGSPSSASIHGNSRTPLSPPSMMLHGSPASQAACAMARRTSTPLSPTATAKSPVMNNMPRGNFPYAMDVPAAAFHHKAHAVPPPPPPPSVPPSCVLQKRQLTSEKDPLGILDPIPSKAPSQPPANAPNFQPNIHTQVSMMNVNIPPPAIVPLPSNLPLPTVKPGPVGHGGQVPRTQQSAPASSVPPSPVTSPVHMAGSALGRAEASPHRSRSSSTSSEHGNFAVPSGHQAACSALKVPPRSPRSAMGSPRPAMPPSPSGNRNDSIHQYRDPQLLGALQHNNAATTTYSPTTSSSSLPSPSASQKGQAGLLRMPLNQILNQQNAASFPASSLLSAAAKAQLAHQNKHGTTGAAAAAAAALAGGGANGGGGHPGSTSAHPGLEGHSTLNSMLPPNFTMLLNCPEGQSGRAALRDKLMAQQRDPIRKRRQPSGNASVNHDANMGYGTLSKANMGGPQMAAEQARKAARLGNLPPNASMAQLLQSMSSQSSHNMGHHPGLSPGPSPQVAAQLHYNDSTAKVPQQNIMGQQRLRVQVDGMQNCPGMDAAGGHLGSRQGQFPDMMSQMKAATLNNCGPRGPTGGLVAPDGTPLGRPHTNPPPLSHSGPHPSQHNLHHSVGQTNMAVMATGDGSCTKNMSDTGSSSSLGPQPHVNRGRLYMQQGGAYQTQQHFSDNNPPYADGGNANLDSVGCRYQMYQQGMMAHPQFSEGQPRQSECLPAGAPGRGSESVDAIYRAVVDAASKGMPVTITTATMSGSTQASPVPALSAMSAFTASIGEPGKLPHGVGAPVHGEGEVLSQQARSRQLRPAEGQKNADAGKSTPEANDYFRGTPRGQWDGGGWGAEEFLECSTQVRSSPRMERAAPPCVTNGSNDHSVTLSHGKTYLDDGYRFSNCSRTPANYKERLEQTVERCAHMNGSAPLFSSRGYADLLGGPRQDSAADDQSPGSSTSLEGPLAGAKDYGHYNGHLNGTTPSPSDTKSLSSEEDLRQPDSPSSELLHYRSGTFNMGELVWGQLKGFPPWPAKLAGDEQVHGAPLQLRDQAKVEPDKLKTLTHDLEALDRAAKRGLKPGKLNNHLEAAIHEAMSELDKMSGTIPSRDRQVKMPKPKRRKISR, encoded by the exons ATGAATGGCGGAAAGGACTGTGAGGCGGGCGAGGAGAGGCAGGCCGCCCCTGTTCAAGTCCCCATCGGCTGGCAGCGCGTGAGGGAGCACGGCGGCATCTTGTATGTCAG TCCCAGTGGCTCTGTGCTCTCCAGTTTGGATCAGGTGAAGAACTACCTTCTGACGGACGGGACCTGCAAATGTGGTCTGGAATGCCCGCTCGTCCTTCACAAG GTGTTCAACTTTGACCCGGGGGCCATGGTCAAGCAGAGGACAGCGGAGGACGTCAAGTCGGACGAGGACGTCACCAAGCTGTGTATTCACAAGAGGAAACTTCTGGCTGTGGCTACGCTGCACAAGAGCATGGAGAGTCACCCTCCTCTCACTCTGAGCGGCCCTGTCGGAG GTACGCCGGCGGTGTCGCATTCCGCGGGTCATCGAGCAATAAGGACGGTAGCCCACGATGTCCTGGTTAACGCCGCCGGGCCAGACTGCAAGAATCCTTACAAGATGGCGATGGCGGCCGGCCACCAGCAGCAGATGTTTCCACCTCAGGAGATGGGCGGAGGGCAGCAGGCGGAGCTCTGCGCCGGCTACTCCAGGCTGCAGAGGTTGCCCGGCGGCGACCCGGGCCCCAAATCCCCTTACCGGCTCGGCTACGGAGGCATGTTGAGCCCACCCATCTCCGGCCCGAAACATTGCGGCGATGGCTCGcagtccccccgcacggacacgCTGGCTAGCCCGGAGGCCTTTCAAAGAAGCAGTTCTTGCGCATTTCCAGGCGCCGGCAGTCCCAGCTCGGCTTCCATCCACGGCAACTCCAGAACGCCTCTTTCCCCACCGAGCATGATGCTCCACGGCTCCCCTGCGAGCCAAGCAGCCTGTGCCATGGCGAGAAGGACTAGCACGCCGCTCTCGCCCACAGCCACTGCCAAAAGCCCTGTCATGAACAATATGCCCCGCGGGAACTTCCCCTATGCCATGGACGTGCCCGCTGCAGCCTTCCACCATAAAGCGCATGCCGTACCGCCACCTCCGCCTCCTCCCTCTGTGCCACCCTCCTGCGTCCTGCAAAAGAGGCAATTGACGTCTGAAAAAGACCCCTTGGGTATCCTGGACCCGATCCCCAGCAAGGCTCCTAGCCAGCCCCCAGCCAACGCCCCAAACTTCCAGCCTAACATCCACACTCAGGTATCAATGATGAATGTAAACATCCCCCCTCCTGCCATTGTCCCTTTGCCAAGTAACTTACCTTTGCCCACCGTCAAGCCCGGGCCCGTGGGCCACGGCGGCCAAGTTCCCAGGACTCAACAGagcgctccggcttcgtccgtgCCGCCGTCCCCGGTCACCTCCCCGGTTCACATGGCGGGATCGGCCCTGGGGCGAGCGGAAGCTTCACCCCATCGCTCGCGCTCGTCGTCAACCTCCTCCGAGCACGGGAACTTTGCCGTGCCGTCAGGGCATCAGGCCGCATGCAGCGCCTTGAAGGTCCCCCCTCGGTCCCCGAGATCGGCCATGGGTTCTCCCAGGCCGGCTATGCCCCCCAGCCCTTCCGGTAACAGGAATGACTCCATCCATCAGTACCGAGAtccccagctgcttggcgctctTCAGCACAACAACGCCGCCACTACCACGTACTCGCCCaccacctcctcttcctccttgccCTCACCTAGCGCTTCCCAGAAGGGCCAGGCAGGACTGCTGAGGATGCCTCTCAACCAGATTCTCAACCAACAGAATGCTGCCTCCTTCCCAGCCAGCAGTCTCCTGTCAGCAGCAGCCAAAGCACAGCTagcacatcaaaacaaacaCGGCACTAccggtgcggcggcggcggcagcagctgcTCTAGCGGGTGGCGGGGCAAACGGAGGCGGCGGGCACCCCGGCTCCACCAGCGCTCATCCCGGCCTGGAAGGACACAGCACTTTAAACTCCATGCTCCCGCCAAACTTCACCATGCTGCTCAACTGCCCCGAGGGTCAGAGCGGTCGAGCGGCTCTCCGAGACAAGCTGATGGCTCAGCAGAGGGACCCCATACGCAAACGAAGGCAACCGTCGGGCAACGCCTCAGTCAACCACGACGCCAACATGGGCTACGGTACGCTCAGCAAAGCTAACATGGGGGGGCCGCAGATGGCAGCAGAGCAGGCGCGAAAGGCTGCTCGTCTCGGAAACCTCCCACCCAACGCCTCCATGGCCCAACTCCTCCAGTCCATGAGCAGCCAGAGCTCCCACAACATGGGCCACCACCCCGGCCTCAGCCCAGGACCGTCTCCTCAAGTAGCCGCTCAGCTCCACTACAACGACTCCACGGCCAAGGTCCCCCAGCAGAACATCATGGGCCAGCAGAGGCTTCGGGTCCAAGTGGACGGCATGCAGAATTGTCCCGGCATGGACGCCGCCGGAGGTCACTTGGGCTCGCGGCAGGGTCAGTTTCCCGACATGATGTCCCAGATGAAGGCCGCCACCTTAAATAACTGCGGGCCTCGGGGTCCCACCGGTGGACTCGTAGCCCCCGACGGCACGCCGCTCGGACGCCCGCACACCAATCCCCCGCCGCTATCCCATTCCGGGCCTCACCCCTCGCAGCACAACCTCCATCATAGCGTAGGACAGACTAACATGGCGGTAATGGCGACCGGAGATGGAAGTTGTACAAAGAACATGTCTGACACAG GAAGCTCGTCTTCCCTCGGCCCGCAGCCTCACGTCAACCGAGGACGGCTGTACATGCAGCAGGGCGGGGCCTACCAAACTCAGCAGCACTTCTCCGACAACAACCCGCCTTACGCAGACGGCGGCAATGCCAACCTTGACTCCGTGGGTTGCCGCTACCAGATGTACCAG CAGGGGATGATGGCGCACCCGCAGTTTAGCGAGGGGCAGCCGCGCCAGAGCGAATGCTTACCAGCCGGAGCCCCCGGCAGAGGCTCGGAGTCCGTGGACGCCATCTACAGGGCTGTGGTGGATGCCGCCAGTAAGGGGATGCCAGTAACCATCACCACCGCCACGATGAGCGGGAGCACACAGGCCAGCCCCGTGCCTGCCCTCAGCGCCATGAGTGCCTTCACCGCCTCCATCGGGGAGCCCGGCAAGCTCCCCCACGGGGTCGGTGCGCCGGTGCACGGGGAAGGGGAGGTTTTGTCGCAGCAGGCCAGAAGCAGGCAGCTCAGGCCGGCGGAAGGCCAAAAGAACGCCGACGCGGGCAAGAGCACCCCGGAGGCCAACGACTACTTCCGCGGAACTCCGAGGGGACAGTGGGACGGCGGCGGTTGGGGTGCGGAAGAGTTCCTAGAGTGCTCCACGCAGGTGAGGAGCAGCCCCCGCATGGAGCGAGCCGCCCCGCCCTGTGTCACCAATGGCTCCAACGACCACAGCGTGACCTTGTCCCACGGCAAGACCTACCTGGACGACGGCTACCGCTTCAGCAACTGCAGCCGGACACCCGCTAACTACAAGGAGCGTCTGGAGCAGACGGTGGAACGTTGCGCTCACATGAACGGCTCCGCCCCGCTCTTCAGCAGCCGGGGCTACGCGGACCTTCTGGGAGGCCCTCGGCAGGACTCGGCGGCCGACGACCAGTCTCCCGGCTCGTCCACGAGCCTCGAGGGCCCGCTAGCCGGCGCCAAAGACTACGGCCACTACAACGGCCACTTAAACGGGACGACGCCAAGCCCCTCGGACACCAAGAGCCTGAGCAGCGAGGAAGACCTGCGGCAGCCCGACTCGCCTTCCTCGGAGCTACTCCATTACCGCTCCGGGACCTTCAACATGGGAGAGCTGGTGTGGGGCCAGCTGAAGGGCTTCCCCCCCTGGCCGGCCAAGCTGGCGGGGGACGAACAGGTCCACGGCGCACCCCTGCAACTGCGAGATCAAGCCAAG